In Salvelinus namaycush isolate Seneca chromosome 37, SaNama_1.0, whole genome shotgun sequence, the following are encoded in one genomic region:
- the LOC120031108 gene encoding E3 ubiquitin-protein ligase TRIM7-like, translating to MRKTKSKVQEMIQERLLKVKEIKHAVELSKSNAKREIADNAEVFTAMVRCIERSQAELIEVVEGKQKAAEKRAEGLVEELEQEITELKRGSTELEQLSDIEDHLLLLYSSPSLCTTLPHTKNWSEICVHSSVGVGIPGRVVSQLEETLSKEIKNVCVADLKKIQQYAVDVTLDPDTAYAKLILSKDRKQVRYGDKKQNPPSNPETFDYHTRVLGKEGFSSGRFYYEVQVKGRTSWGLGMARESIIRKG from the coding sequence ATGAGGAAGACTAAGAGTAAAGTTCAGGAGATGATCCAGGAGAGACTGCTGAAGGTTAAGGAGATCAAACATGCAGTAGAGCTCAGCAAGAGTAATGcaaagagagagatagcagacAATGCAGAGGTCTTCACTGCTATGGTGCGCTGTATTGAGAGAAGCCAGGCTGAGCTCATTGAGGTGGTTGAGGGGAAGCAGAAAGCAGCAGAGAAGCGGGCTGAAGGGCTCGTTGAAGAGTTGGAGCAGGAAATCACTGAGCTAAAGAGAGGAAGCactgagctggagcagctctcaGATATTGAGGACCACCTTCTCCTCCTTTACAGCTCCCCATCCCTCTGTACAACCCTTCCACACACAAAGAACTGGTCTGAGATCTGTGTTCATAGCAGTGTAGGTGTGGGGATTCCGGGAAGAGTTGTGTCTCAGCTGGAGGAGACCCTCAGTAAAGAGATAAAAAATGTGTGTGTTGCTGATTTGAAGAAGATACAGCAGTATGCAGTGGATGTGACTCTGGACCCTGATACAGCATATGCCAAACTCATCCTGTCTAAGGACAGGAAACAAGTGAGATACGGAGACAAAAAGCAGAATCCCCCTTCCAACCCAGAGACGTTTGATTATCATACCCGTGTTTTAGGAAAGGAGGGGTTCTCCTCGGGGAGATTCTACTATGAAGTTCAGGTGAAAGGGAGGACTTCGTGGGGTTTAGGAATGGCTAGAGAGTCCATCATCAGGAAGGGGTGA